From Paenibacillus polymyxa, the proteins below share one genomic window:
- the flgL gene encoding flagellar hook-associated protein FlgL, translated as MAIRVTSGMMSMQTLNNLNHNYSNMNKMENQITTGRKLNKPSDDPVGVTYALRYRSELASNEQYSSNADAAVSWLDFTDSTMQQAGDVMKRLKELTVQASSGTVPQSGLDAIKLEVDQLKEQMTNIGNSQIRGKYIFNGQKYDQAPYELTSTITSYDQIDPDQGAVNYAIGDQSTFRVNTSGSEFFGASAEADNVFKVMDNLSAALASGNQTAISSQLTGIESRYTKMQSSLSEVGARTNRVELVQSRLDDRNLNLTNLQSKTEDADIASLMIQATSAQTIYEAALKSSAQIMQPSLMDFLR; from the coding sequence ATGGCGATTCGAGTAACCTCGGGGATGATGAGCATGCAGACGCTCAATAACCTGAATCATAACTACAGCAATATGAATAAAATGGAAAACCAGATTACAACTGGACGTAAGCTCAATAAACCTTCAGATGATCCTGTAGGTGTAACTTATGCCCTTCGCTATAGATCTGAGTTAGCTTCTAATGAGCAATACTCCAGTAATGCAGATGCAGCTGTGAGTTGGTTGGATTTTACGGATTCAACTATGCAGCAAGCTGGAGATGTGATGAAACGTCTAAAAGAGCTGACAGTTCAAGCTTCAAGTGGTACTGTTCCTCAATCAGGGTTGGATGCAATTAAGCTGGAGGTCGATCAGCTTAAGGAGCAAATGACCAATATTGGGAATAGCCAAATCCGTGGTAAGTATATTTTTAATGGTCAAAAGTATGATCAGGCACCTTATGAGCTTACGAGTACCATTACTAGTTATGACCAAATTGACCCAGATCAAGGTGCTGTAAATTATGCTATAGGAGATCAATCCACATTTCGGGTCAATACTAGCGGAAGTGAGTTTTTTGGGGCTTCAGCGGAAGCTGATAATGTTTTTAAAGTTATGGATAATTTGAGTGCAGCCTTGGCTAGTGGAAACCAAACGGCGATATCAAGTCAGCTCACAGGTATTGAATCCCGTTACACCAAAATGCAGTCCAGTTTATCAGAAGTTGGAGCGCGCACAAATCGTGTGGAGTTAGTGCAATCGCGTCTGGATGATCGTAATTTAAATTTAACAAATTTGCAGTCTAAGACAGAGGATGCGGATATAGCAAGTCTGATGATTCAAGCGACTTCTGCTCAGACTATATATGAAGCTGCTTTGAAATCATCGGCTCAGATCATGCAGCCATCTCTTATGGATTTTTTGAGATAA
- the fliW gene encoding flagellar assembly protein FliW, with protein MDQKHVINGKEQYKEESIFTFPKGIPGFEHLRDFKLQEHNELFSIFSAVEEDGISFITINPFDFVHDYEFELSNDALADIDVTVREQIAVRCIVTWHSNRDKITVNLIAPIIFNTENLKGKQIILQNSEYTTRHALWPDVELEEQGGES; from the coding sequence ATGGACCAAAAGCATGTAATAAATGGAAAAGAACAATATAAGGAAGAATCGATTTTTACTTTCCCGAAAGGCATACCTGGTTTTGAGCATTTACGTGATTTTAAGCTACAGGAACATAACGAGTTGTTCAGTATTTTTAGTGCTGTAGAAGAGGACGGTATTTCATTTATAACAATCAATCCTTTTGATTTTGTACATGATTACGAGTTTGAGTTGTCTAATGATGCTCTTGCAGATATTGATGTAACAGTCCGAGAACAGATTGCAGTTCGTTGTATTGTAACTTGGCATAGTAATAGAGATAAAATAACGGTCAACTTAATTGCCCCTATCATTTTTAATACGGAAAATTTAAAAGGTAAGCAGATTATTCTGCAAAATTCGGAGTATACGACCAGACATGCATTGTGGCCAGATGTAGAATTGGAAGAGCAAGGCGGTGAATCCTGA
- the csrA gene encoding carbon storage regulator CsrA has translation MLVLSRKKGESIVIQNNIVLTVLSVEGDNVKIGISAPKDIDIYRKEIFDAIQDNNQSAVMDLKTIQTAILNMDGNRIE, from the coding sequence ATGCTGGTATTGTCCCGCAAGAAAGGCGAGTCTATCGTTATTCAGAATAATATTGTATTAACGGTGCTTTCCGTTGAAGGAGACAACGTCAAAATTGGAATATCTGCTCCTAAGGATATAGATATTTACCGAAAAGAAATTTTCGACGCAATTCAGGACAATAATCAAAGCGCTGTAATGGATCTTAAAACAATTCAAACTGCAATATTGAATATGGACGGTAACCGCATCGAGTAG
- a CDS encoding carboxypeptidase-like regulatory domain-containing protein, which translates to MLRKTIRLLSILVLTIGWFSASSNLALAGSSQAKPIQLPTQFLNYIVKKGSNTLLSDLHTTPIRSKSLSITKEDIILKSPKLNTLPDTSSNNKFSVSAVTYDVYNTTPDGAIFIKSGNSSQGYITAEGESRWFFTRVETPNKLTVFLNPGASTTTDYDLHLYKLDESTGTLNKVSYSTKGAGQYEQASYVAGTGYYFILVQSYKGFNITQPFTVHSIQSDSYDSSEPDDNPWFAKDRGSATFSSSQTIDNILDEDWSKINVPSDSTVRLNLNNTSAYGEYRLDLYDANLTSLGYLSQNTTAQIKLSAGEYYIRVIAPSKFDLTTPYTLTVSYQNADVARVITSNITTDGGVYGFMNYGYGQKWRIKNNITISGRAFDAQGSPVANAIVTTRIIVTINNKVFTASGTTNEQGYFTIPVSGLTSAAGKYSFYNGVSTHYFDIIPIDFYSGGKLLNSDINSLYHFAYQIR; encoded by the coding sequence ATGCTTCGGAAAACTATTCGTTTGCTATCCATTTTGGTTCTTACGATAGGTTGGTTCTCAGCATCTTCTAATCTGGCGCTTGCGGGTTCTTCTCAAGCCAAACCTATTCAATTGCCAACACAATTTCTTAATTACATAGTTAAGAAAGGCTCAAACACACTTTTAAGCGATCTACATACAACGCCAATCCGATCCAAATCACTTTCAATCACTAAAGAGGACATCATTTTAAAATCTCCAAAGTTAAATACATTACCAGATACTTCGTCTAACAATAAATTTTCCGTCTCCGCAGTCACATATGATGTTTATAATACTACACCCGATGGGGCAATCTTTATTAAATCAGGTAATTCCTCGCAGGGTTATATTACTGCGGAGGGTGAAAGCCGCTGGTTTTTCACACGTGTTGAGACTCCCAATAAGCTGACTGTATTTCTAAATCCAGGGGCATCAACAACCACCGATTACGATCTTCATCTATACAAGCTTGATGAAAGCACAGGAACGCTAAACAAAGTCTCATATTCGACAAAGGGAGCTGGTCAATATGAACAAGCTAGCTATGTTGCAGGAACTGGCTATTATTTCATACTTGTCCAATCCTATAAGGGATTTAATATAACTCAGCCCTTTACCGTTCACTCTATTCAATCCGACAGCTATGACAGTAGTGAACCAGATGACAATCCTTGGTTTGCTAAAGACAGGGGATCAGCCACCTTTAGCAGTAGCCAAACGATCGACAATATCCTTGATGAGGATTGGAGTAAGATTAATGTTCCCTCTGATAGCACCGTCCGTCTCAACCTCAACAACACCTCAGCTTACGGCGAATACCGACTGGACCTATATGACGCTAATTTAACAAGTCTCGGATATCTTAGCCAGAACACAACCGCACAAATAAAGTTATCCGCAGGGGAATATTATATCCGTGTTATTGCACCATCCAAGTTTGATCTCACCACTCCGTATACTTTGACAGTAAGTTATCAAAATGCTGATGTTGCACGGGTGATAACCTCCAACATTACAACAGACGGTGGAGTATATGGTTTTATGAACTACGGTTACGGCCAAAAATGGAGAATAAAAAATAACATCACCATTAGCGGCAGAGCGTTTGATGCCCAAGGCAGTCCTGTAGCAAATGCTATTGTCACCACAAGAATTATTGTGACAATAAACAATAAGGTATTTACAGCAAGCGGAACAACCAATGAACAAGGATACTTTACGATCCCAGTAAGTGGTTTGACCTCGGCTGCAGGGAAGTATTCTTTCTATAACGGCGTCAGCACGCATTATTTTGATATTATCCCAATCGACTTTTACAGTGGCGGTAAACTACTTAACTCAGATATTAACAGTCTCTATCATTTCGCTTACCAAATAAGATAA
- a CDS encoding flagellin, translating to MIINHNIPALNTHRNMGMNNAAASKNMEKLSSGLRINRAADDAAGLSISEKMRGQIRGLEQSQRNVQDGISFAQTAEGAMNEVSSMLSRMKELNVQKLNGTYSTSDKSNINMELNALGSQIDSIMKNTTFNGIKITSNVKVQADDKAFTITVSGVATTGFTGLKSSSTLTNVSDAIEKVATQRAKLGAVQNRLEYTSNNLGTTVENLTASESRIRDTDMAKEMVTLSKNNILLQASQSMLAQANSAPQGVLSLLR from the coding sequence ATGATTATCAACCACAATATTCCTGCATTAAACACTCACCGTAACATGGGTATGAATAATGCTGCAGCAAGCAAAAACATGGAGAAACTGTCTTCCGGTCTGCGTATCAACCGCGCTGCTGATGACGCTGCTGGTCTCTCTATCTCCGAAAAAATGCGCGGACAAATCCGTGGTTTGGAACAATCCCAACGTAACGTTCAAGATGGTATTTCTTTTGCACAAACTGCTGAGGGTGCAATGAACGAAGTATCCTCCATGCTTTCTCGTATGAAAGAATTGAACGTTCAAAAGCTGAACGGAACATACTCTACTAGTGATAAGAGCAACATCAACATGGAGCTTAACGCACTAGGATCGCAAATCGATAGCATCATGAAAAACACAACATTCAACGGAATCAAAATCACTTCTAACGTAAAAGTACAAGCTGACGATAAAGCCTTCACGATTACAGTTAGTGGTGTTGCTACAACAGGATTCACTGGTCTGAAATCTTCTTCCACATTGACAAATGTAAGTGATGCTATTGAAAAAGTAGCTACACAACGTGCTAAATTGGGTGCTGTTCAAAACCGCTTGGAATATACCTCCAACAACCTGGGTACTACAGTTGAGAACCTGACAGCTTCCGAATCCCGTATTCGTGATACTGACATGGCTAAGGAAATGGTTACTTTGTCCAAAAACAACATCTTGCTGCAAGCTTCCCAATCTATGCTGGCACAAGCAAACTCTGCGCCACAAGGCGTACTGTCCCTGCTTCGTTAA
- a CDS encoding flagellar protein FlaG: MEPLIPANAGSITPIHLSSGTKKEDTAVDPSKTSEEAVQSAIPVKAQQTHEQTIQQLQKAIDAIQGPQKTLEISVHEKTHAIMIKVLNKETGDLIREVPPEKILDLAARMMEITGIIVDKKV; this comes from the coding sequence ATGGAACCGTTGATACCCGCTAATGCAGGAAGTATAACACCGATTCATCTCTCTTCTGGAACTAAAAAGGAGGACACGGCTGTTGACCCTTCGAAAACCTCTGAAGAGGCGGTACAATCTGCAATTCCTGTAAAGGCACAGCAAACGCACGAGCAAACCATCCAACAATTGCAAAAAGCAATTGATGCAATTCAGGGTCCTCAAAAGACGTTGGAAATATCTGTACACGAAAAAACTCACGCCATTATGATTAAAGTTTTAAACAAGGAAACGGGAGACCTCATTCGAGAGGTCCCGCCAGAAAAAATTTTGGATTTGGCAGCGAGAATGATGGAAATTACCGGGATTATTGTCGATAAAAAGGTATAG
- the fliD gene encoding flagellar filament capping protein FliD: protein MVTRISGLASGMDIDSMVKKLMTAESAPLDKLNQQKQLMEWKRENYRETSVKLVSFTQDKLSKLSLSSAISAQKANVTGNTSAVSAKVSSSASGVLDVKVTSLATASSATSFAAIELNGSAPAPTDWGTVKLQDIKDSGISGTTPITVKIGSGDSEASIEIDPVNETLDSFVQKINSNKQAGVSAIYDSATGKISLTSKTTGAKDIALNGAIFSALKLGSTITGGEDAKLTVNGLDITRSSNTFAMNGVELTLNNASGSTSTRIEVVKDTDKLVETVQGFVDAYNDVLSTLNNKVSEERYKKYAPLTTDQKKDMSDDEITLWTNKAKSGMLKNDSILQSAAADMRSAMVQKVTLDDGTTISLAELGITTGTYQSKGKLILDTDKLKAALDKDPDIVTNFFGKQDSATAQSNKYTDQDGIFTRMKKISNTALQKLADKAGTSKVSTDLSASFIISSTMGQELTSIDRRITDMTARLNMIETNYYKKFTSMETAINKYNSTSSSLSSFR, encoded by the coding sequence ATGGTTACGAGAATAAGTGGTTTGGCATCTGGTATGGATATAGATTCAATGGTTAAAAAGTTGATGACAGCAGAGAGCGCTCCTCTCGACAAGTTGAATCAACAGAAACAACTAATGGAATGGAAGCGTGAAAACTATCGGGAAACTAGTGTGAAACTAGTTAGTTTTACACAAGATAAACTATCTAAACTTAGCTTGAGTAGTGCAATCAGTGCTCAGAAGGCCAATGTTACTGGAAATACGAGTGCGGTTAGTGCAAAAGTATCTTCGTCGGCCAGTGGAGTATTAGATGTAAAGGTAACTTCGCTGGCAACAGCATCAAGCGCTACTTCTTTTGCAGCTATCGAACTCAATGGTTCTGCTCCTGCACCGACCGATTGGGGAACTGTTAAGCTACAGGATATTAAAGATTCGGGAATCTCAGGAACCACTCCAATAACAGTCAAAATTGGTTCAGGAGACTCGGAAGCATCAATAGAGATTGATCCTGTCAATGAAACGCTTGATTCCTTTGTACAAAAAATCAATTCAAATAAGCAAGCTGGTGTAAGTGCAATTTATGACTCGGCTACAGGTAAGATTTCTCTAACAAGTAAAACGACTGGAGCCAAAGATATTGCGCTTAATGGAGCAATATTTTCGGCTTTAAAGCTGGGGAGTACTATAACAGGAGGCGAAGATGCCAAGCTCACTGTAAATGGTTTGGATATCACAAGGTCTTCCAATACTTTTGCGATGAATGGTGTTGAACTTACGCTTAATAATGCCAGTGGGAGTACTTCAACACGCATTGAGGTAGTCAAAGATACGGATAAGCTGGTTGAAACGGTTCAAGGGTTTGTTGACGCGTATAATGATGTTCTCTCTACGTTAAATAACAAAGTTAGTGAAGAACGTTACAAAAAATACGCCCCTTTAACAACTGACCAAAAAAAGGATATGAGTGATGATGAAATCACACTTTGGACTAACAAAGCCAAAAGCGGCATGCTTAAAAACGACAGCATTTTGCAGAGCGCAGCAGCGGATATGCGTAGTGCAATGGTTCAAAAAGTTACACTGGACGACGGTACAACAATTAGTCTTGCCGAGCTTGGTATAACAACAGGTACGTATCAGTCAAAAGGAAAACTTATTTTAGATACAGATAAGCTGAAAGCTGCTTTAGATAAAGATCCTGATATTGTGACCAACTTTTTCGGTAAGCAGGATTCTGCTACAGCACAAAGTAATAAATATACAGATCAAGATGGAATTTTCACACGTATGAAAAAAATATCCAATACTGCGCTGCAAAAGTTAGCTGATAAGGCAGGAACCTCAAAGGTAAGCACTGATCTTAGTGCTTCATTCATTATCAGCAGCACGATGGGACAAGAGCTAACGAGTATTGATAGAAGAATAACTGATATGACAGCCCGATTGAATATGATCGAAACGAACTACTACAAGAAGTTTACATCCATGGAGACGGCAATTAATAAATATAATAGTACTTCTTCTAGTTTGTCCAGTTTTAGATAA
- the fliS gene encoding flagellar export chaperone FliS — MIQSPYQKYQQAQAQTASKPKLLIMLYDGAIRFTRAGIDGILDKDFGKANYNLCKSQAIIHELISALNFDYPISQDLLRIYEYMLHCLIESNVHKDVSKAREVEEHLTDLREAWVEISKLPSSVTGS; from the coding sequence TTGATTCAATCCCCTTACCAGAAGTACCAGCAGGCTCAAGCCCAGACTGCCTCCAAGCCTAAACTTCTGATTATGCTGTATGATGGGGCAATCCGATTTACTCGGGCAGGTATAGACGGGATTTTAGATAAAGATTTCGGGAAAGCGAACTATAATCTTTGTAAATCACAAGCTATCATTCATGAGCTAATATCTGCCTTGAATTTTGACTACCCAATTTCGCAGGACTTGTTAAGAATTTATGAATATATGTTGCATTGTCTGATTGAGTCTAATGTTCATAAAGATGTATCGAAGGCTCGGGAAGTAGAGGAACATCTAACAGATCTTAGAGAGGCTTGGGTTGAAATAAGCAAACTGCCAAGCTCGGTCACAGGTAGTTGA